The following is a genomic window from Cygnus olor isolate bCygOlo1 chromosome 11, bCygOlo1.pri.v2, whole genome shotgun sequence.
AGTCATTCACGCTGAGGCTGCCCACGACAGACAGAAGGCTGATTCGCATCATTGCATTCGAAAATTAAACAACAAAGCTTCAGGGTAAAAGAACCTAATACAAGGAGGCAGGACCTGACCAACACATACTTACCCCTACTGAAAAATAACGCAGCTTTTATCAGGATGTTGATTAAAGCAAGCAGGTTTTGGAGCATTAGAGCAGTCACCAGCAACTCACACCTTGGAGAGCTCGACTGCCCTCCGTCCTGCTGAGCATGAATGGGAATTTAGGGAGATTACAACCACACTTCTTAGGGATTTCTCTCTACCTCTTACAAGGACATTCGCTTTGTGCATCTGCTCCTTCTGGTACAAGCCTTCCACATTCACATATGCCCGGCCCACAATGTACAGAACAGGGTGTTCCAGTTAAGGGACAGCCAGATTTGAATGCCCTCGGTGTAATCTTTCTGGAACCTGCATCCTGATGCAAAGGCATCTTTGGAAGATGTAAATAAGTTTAGAAGCTCGGAGAGAAGCAGGGTGAATGGGTGAGCAGCAAAACCCTCGCTAGCAGCCAGCCACTTGCCCCAGCTGGCCCTTTCTGCAGGGAGCCCACATCACACCAAGCACTCGGTGCCctgaaaacacaattttataCCAAATATCTGAGCAACAAGTACAACTGGAGTTTCAGAAGGGTTTGGTGTTTGCAGGAGCTCAGTCCGTACTGACAAAGTTGCCATTGTTGTTTATTCTTGTCAGACTGAATCTATGACAACGAGAAACTCAAATATCTCTCAACAGTAAAACAGGTCTCCAGAGCTAGACAGCTGCACTTCCTGGTGAATCTAGGGATACGGATGAAGACATCTGCATGTTGTAAAGCGCGACGCTTCTTCCACTGCCCTTACCTCTAACAGAGCACAGGCAAAGATGTTTCAAGCAGGTGGTTTGTACAAAACTGCTCTGTAGAGCAATTTTGATTATTGCTGCCCAATGTTGGATGAGCAAAGCTGGCAGCCagacaattattttattatcaagTCAACTGacagagctggagaaaagagaagcctCAGGGCACACAAGGCTTCCTAGAGCTGAAAGAGGCTGTGATGACTGCCTGGCTAGGTTAGCAGCATTACCAGACGACAGGTATGTTGGGCAGGCAGGACCGTCTTCTCCATAAGAAGGTCAGACTGCCCTTGCACATTGAAATGAAGTAAACTGCTTGGTAACGAAGTCAATCGAGTCTTAAATTTAATGTCTGAAAAGTCAGACGAGTTTTATCAGTTTGTTCTTTGAACTGCTTATAAGCTTAATCTTCAAGAGCCATTTAGGATGAAGAAGTGCAAATATTTGTAGAGAAGTTCATTTGCCATATATAGAAACAGTTGATCTATAGCACACATCACAAATAGCTGCTCAGAGCTGTACTCTAACACACCATGGAGCGAGATCTTCCAGAGAAGCTCAGCAAATATAGATGCAGACTCCAACACGCTACCAGAACTTTGAAGATTTAGGCTTTTGCTGGGAAGTCCAAACCACCAGCTTCAGAGCACTGGGAGCCATTCCTAGCAAGCAGAAAAGCCAGCTTGCTTTTCCCATGGTAGGGTAGACGACTGAGCACTTGGCCATTTCTAATCCGCTAATGGCAGCATTAGTCTAGACATGTTGCAAACAAGGATCAGAGAGGTGAAGTGtatcattaaatattaaattgctAACTCACAGCACAATCACAAGAAGGCACGAGAAGCCAGAACTTTCAATAATGCCAGCTAAGCTATGGATCTGGTTTGTACCTGCCAATTTTATCTGGTTTTAACACAGCTCCCTTCTGCACCCAACTCATCACCACACACAGTGGCTTGCGTGGCGTTTGACGTGCTTCCCAAAGCCTGAACAAATAAGatctgctaggtctaggtagTGTCAGCACCATTCAGCTGGGACTACAGACACTAAAGACCTCAGCATGCAACCCCCTACTACAGACTTTGCTAAATCCTGTTGTTTGTTAACTTAATCCAAGTtccagcactgccagggctggcagcacgAAGGACGAAGAGGTAGGCGAGAGCAAGAAAGACGAGTAAAAGGACAAGGTGAATCCAGCAGCACCAACATTTCCATTATCAGGTGAGGTCAGACTACAGAATGATTGAATCATTGCTCTAAAGCCACCATTTTCTATGGTGCATCAAAAGACAGCTATAAATGCAGTTGAAACTTTGTGTTTGGACAACCTCTCTGTGTGCCTGTCAAAGAcaaatgttgttgttttgccaTCTTTCCTTCTCTACACCACAGCCCAGAACAGTGACCATTTCACTGTGTTAATCTCTGGGTTTTCACATGACAAGTTTAATAATGCAGCTTTATGAAATGCTGAAAGCTTAAGCTGCTATTTATTCACTgaagggaaaacagcttttacaaGAGGAGTAGAACAAATCGATTTTTAGTTTAACTTCTTCAGAAATGGTTTTGCAAGATGGAAAGCATTACCCCCAACCTCCACAGCTCTCTGGAGGTCAGAGAGGGAAGAGATTCCACCCCTAGAAAAGACAGAATCCGAGGTCAGCCTCGTGCCCTATTCAGCTAGTTCACTCAGGAACATTGAGGAGCTGCCaacacaaaagctgaaaaatgactgtttttaagAGTAAGACAGGAGAACCCAAATGTTACCTCTCAGTTTTTTAATATCCTTCTTGTTCTTGCTCTAAGGAAGGCTGCGTACCCACCGATCCAAGAAGAGACGATAACTTACTCAAGCTGCTCCTGTGACACAAGACCTGAACAAGCATCTCAGAAAAGAGAAGTAGGTGACCCAGCAAGGGGACCAATGGAACAAAGGCGATGTCAGTAACAAAACTCCCCACTCAGGCACAGGAAATAAACATTATGGAAGAAGGTGTGAAACCGAGATATTAAGAATGCAAACAGCCCAACGCTGCGTTCTAAGAACACGGTATCAGCGAGGACTGGAACATACCAACCCAAGCAGTACTACGGACACGGCTCAACACGATAACCATTGATAAACGAGGCACGTAAACCACCATGAACCCACTGTGCCAGCGAGCTGATTAATAACCCACAAACATTTATTACATTAGGAGGCACTGATGATGTGGAAGCAAACAGCAACCTGCAAGGGGCAGAGAGGAATCTTTGGAACTTACCACAGCAGGGACAAGCGTAAAGCACGGGCGAGAGGGAGCTGATGGATGGTTTTGGGAGAGACTCACCTGAGAGCGCAACGACGGGATGCGAGCCTTCCAAGGAGATCCTTCCAATGACGGTGTGATCCTTCCGAGGAGGAGATCCTTCCGAGGAGGGGACGAGATCCTTCCAAGGACAGCTGTAGGAGCAAAGCCACCGGTAACAGAGACCCCTTAAAAACTTACTGTATGGGGTGAGGGCTGTCCCCAGGCGCAGCATACCAGCTATACACGTACCATACCCGCTACAGGGCCACCTGCCCGCCCCGTAGCCGCACAAGCCACCCGAGACGCCTCTAAATTTATGAGGAGAACCCGGCAGAGCCCCCAGAACGCCGAGCAGGCTGCGCAGCGAGCACCAGCAGGAGGAAACGGCCGCTTATTACAAACCGCAGCGCCGCGAAGCCTCCCCCCCAGGCCTGGCGGACCTTTAAACCCCCCCCGGGACCGAAACCGGGAGGCCTCCGGTcggagcagcccccccccgcgTCCCGTCACGGTGCCGGGACGCCGGGACCCCGCTCCGGCCCCGCCACCGCCAACCCCTCACCTGCGGGCCcggccgcctccgccgccgctcCCGCCCGTctgcggccgccccgccgcccgcggcCCCTTAGCAGCCGCCCTCGTCCCCCCATTGGCAGCGCCGCCCCGCCGCTCGCGCGCCCATTGGTGCCGGAGGAGGGTAGGGggcgggagctggagcggctCGGTTGCCATTGGGTGGTTGAGGAGCGGGGGGGCGGGGACCTGCGGGTTTATTGGTGCGGAGGGCGGTCAGTCCGGCCGTGATTGGCGTCCGGGGGAGGGGCGGGGTtgggggtggctgtggggagccGCCGCCATGACAGAgaggggccgggctgggggtggcCGCGGAGTGAGGCGGCTGCCGGGGCTGAGGCGTTTTGTTCGCCGCCGGCCGCTCTCTGCCACCGGGGCCCGAACCCCGGCTGTGGGGAGGGCAGCCCAGGGAGCCGGGGCACGCCCGGCCCTCGGtggccccagggctgggctctACTGAGGGAGCGGAGCAGCTCCAGTGGGGCGTGAGGTGGTGGTGTGCAATAAAGGTTGTTCCTGCGTGAAGTGCTGGCGGTGTAGGGCTGCCTGGCGATTAAAAATGGTTGCTTAGGGTTCATCATGTAATCATTGGGattggaaaagccctccaaggtcatctggtccaaccatccccctaccaccactgtcactAAGCCATGcccccaagcaccacgtccaacctctccttgaacacccccagggacggtgacaccaccacctccttgggcatcctgtcccaatgcctgactgctctttctgagaagaaatgtctcagaATTTCCAACCGGAACCTCCCCTGGCataacttgaggccattccctctagtcccaTTGCTacttatctgcaagaagagcccaaccccagctcctcacaccttcctttcaggtggtTATAGCGAGAATGATGTGCTCCATTTTGGACTTCCAAAATGGTGGCTGCGGCTTCACCAGGACAGTGCATGGCCAGGGGCCCACCTTGGCATGATCAATGTGACCCTGAGGGGCGAGGAGGGCTCCTGGCCGCTCAGAGACACTGGGGAGCCATTTGGCTGCCTCCCGCAGGACGGGTGGCATGGCTCGCTGACAGCAAAATCCTCCCATCCAAAAACAGCCTGCGGGTCtaggcacagaaagaaaacaaataataacgAAAGAAATGTCTGCAATGCGATGTTTATCAACTTGCTCCTCTCAGAGTGTCCCAAAAGGGCAACGTGTTACAGTCCTAGTAACATCAGCTGTTCCTAGCTATGTTTTCTGGTCACTTTATGTAACTGGGTGGAAAAATCCCTTCCCTGATTTCAGTCATCTTGTCTCCTCTGTTTACCGGGAGTTGGAGCTTCCTACGTCGAGAAAGCTTTCAGGGCGCAAGTCACATTTTCCAGAGAGTTGTGTATCTGGAGAGATGAGTAACTGCCGTGCACTGAGTCACCGCGAAGGAGGGAGCTCGGGGAAGGGCAGCACGGGGACTGCTGAGCCGAAAAAGGTGGAAGAGGTACAGCAGCAGCGCCTCAGTGCCTCTTCTCCTCGCTATAGGAGCGATCCCGCACCTTGCGGTCAAGCAGGAGCCAAACTCCTTATCTTCAGCCTTTAACAAACCTGGTAAAAATGTCCAGGCTGCGTGGTGGTTATTAAACACGGCGTTAACGTGGCTTGGCTGAGGTCTGCTGAGCTATGCCTGTGATCAAGCCGCAAGACAGGCTTATTAGATAAACTTCCGGTATCAGCCTCTTAACCAAGTATTTGAAGAATGTGTTTGGGTTTGATTACACGCAATTGCAGTCCGATTGATTCCAGTTATACCTTGTCTGCTCACAGTGGGCCCAGGCGAACTGCAGGAAAATAAGCGGTGAAGCAGTGCTGAGCCTCCAGGCAAGGCTTTTACCGTAGCGCCTTGAGGCTGTTGGGGATTTCTCTTACCTGGCTATTAGCAGGGAGCTTTCTTCAGCACACTGccacaaagcacagcaaagcaaactCTTATCTGCCCGCTTGCTGAGAAGGAGAAGTAAAACATATGGCAGCTTTTTATACAGGGGTGCTCAGACCTGTCAGTGAGGAGCGAGATCTGAGaactgggggagaaaaaacattgAATAGCTGGCAGCACAAATTCTGTGGCAGGGGGAGCCGAACTGCTGAGCTGTCTGGTTATGGCAAGGAGAAGGAATGGGGTGGAAAAGGTGCTGCGTCTCCAGGCGGGGAAGGAGGAACCTGGTGCAGGTCAGCTGGAGAAGATCGGGGGGGTTCAGCTCTACCTCCTGGTGCAGGAGTTGAGGTGGCGGGGAGGAAGCAGGCGTGTTTGTGAGTGCAAGCCCGGCTGCAGGCTATTAAAACAGCCTCTGGGTTGCGGCTTGCGAAGGAAGCTGCCCTCCCTCTGAGCAtgtggggagctgctgctgctgcagccgaAGCCCCGCGATGCTCAGCACGGTGCGgctggctgctgtgggagcAGTGGTGTGCGCAGGATGTGGCCCGCAGCCAGGAGGCTGTGTCACTCGCAGCGCACAGCTCATGCTGGGGAAATGCCATCCGAGCAGGAGCCTAAACCGTCCCGTAACGGCAGGGTGCTGGGAAGAGCCGAGCTCCGTTTCCAGCCTGCCTGCCTCATAGGGAGCCATttggcagctccagcccagcaggCCCTCATGTGATGTTCCTGCCCTGCAGTGGGATGAGGGTGTCCAGCAACACCCAAATGCTTCGGAGACAGGAGGATTCCTCTGATTAGTGTGGGTACTGCAAAGGAAGCCAGATGTATGTGCTGGGAACTGTAGGCCCAGGAAGAATAGAGCTTTGCCTTGTGCATTGGGCAGGCACTTAGCTCTGTACACCAAGGCCAAGGAAAAACACTGTAATTTTACCTCTAAAAACCCAGCAATTGGGAAGACATCAGGCAGAGAGAACTTGGTGCAGTGCAAGGCCAGGCTGAGACATGCCGTGCAACGCCTTGGTGACGGTGACGTTTTATTCTTCGCATCCCTCTCTCTTTTGCTCGTTGCTGCCGTAAGGAACCGactctttttctgcttcatttccgTTGGCCCAGCTTTTCTCCTGGTCAGCAAACTCACCGTGCACCGGTACACTGAAGAACACCCAGGGACTTTGCACCTCTTAGGAAACCTTTTTGCTGGAGGAAACATCGGGGTGTTGATCTCCgccagtgcagcaggagcaagagagaaaacatctcTTATGACAGGGTTTGATTGCCAGCTGAAAGTAAGCAAAGTGCCTGTCAGGGACATGTGAGCACAGAAAAGCTTTACAGATGGAAATAAAGGCAatgatttttcctctctgccttccctgcagcGCCTGTGAGGTACAGGCTCGCCGGCTGCAGCACTCAGCTGTTTGAGAGCCTGTTGGATCTGGATGCACAGTGCTCTTTGGACTCTtatgtgttttctgaaaatggtgTCTAAAAGCGTAATGGGCACTTTGCAGATCTCTAAATAGACTGGCCTTCTGTCCTGAGGAGCTGACAACGTAAAGAGACAAATGCCAGGGATGGGAGAAGGGCTGCATCACACAAGCCAGCCGTGGAGGTGGCACGTGGCCCACCTGCTCAGTATTTTTCCATCACATTCTCATTCGGTTGCTCATTGCCAACTTCCAGCTCTGTCGCCCTCCTCAAAAGCTTCTGCTCTGGGTTTATTTAGCACGCTATTTATTTCCTAATTATAGAACTCGGTGACTAACCTCTGCCTTACCGGGTTACTGCTGTCCACCCTTTCGTCCCCTGCAGACCAGAGGTCCCTGGTCCCTTCCTGTGGCTGAAGGCATGTCCTCTGCTGCCCAGCGCTAGCAACTttctgactcttttttttctggttttctgccAAACCAAGAAGGCTCTGCCTGCTATCACAGGGACCGGTCATTTCAGAGCAGATAGGCTGCTGCGTTCCCAAATTGTTTAGGCCAAAAGAGAAATGCCACTGAGCTGAGCGCTTTACCAGGCTGTGCTCAGCCGGTTCTGTCCACAGATTCCTGACAGCCAGCTCACTGCTTTTACCCCGTGTccagccacagctgctggctgggggaaGAGGCTTTGGGAACCAAActcctgggtgctgggtgctgggggaggacGGGGTCTGCCTCCTGCTTCTGGGTGCTCCATGGCACTCAGACATTGCCTGCTTCCCCAAGCAGCCCCGGCCTGGCAGGGGAAGGATCCTTCAGTATCTCCCTCAGCTGGATCTGTGCCACAACACTCCCGAATTTTCCAGGGAGCCTGGCGAGGTGAAATCCCCGTCAATGCTCCCGAAGCTGCCAGGCTGAGCAGACCTGTTCCCAACAGGAGCCACCTACGATACCGCTTTTTGTTTGCTGGGAGCCATTTCTGCCCCTTTGTCCCAAATTTTGGTAAATTGAGACACAGCTGCAGGCACAAAGAGGAGTGTCGGTGTGCAGGGGAGGCAGCGCGTGAGCAGCGGGTATGGGGCAGGCAGATCaagctgggaagggagctgTCGGTGGAGAGCAGGAGGGAACAAATGAAcgcagcacagccagggagaCGTATGAGCTGCTCCTGGAGCATTCCCAAGATGTCACACCGAATAAAGGAAGCTGTTTGTCTTCGGCTTAATTCCGAGTGGTCTGCCTGACATTTGCCATTATGCCGTGTTCCTGAGGTTGGAGTTCGGAAAGGCTATGATTATCCAGCCTCAGGAAGCCAGCCAGGGAGAATGCTAGAgccacgcttttttttttttttttttcagtgcctgcTTGTGAAATACTTTCCCTGGAGAAGTTGCGATAGAAGTAGTGGTGAATGAGTTTGCAATCCTGCAAACTGAGGAGCTCGGTGAACCGAACGGTGGGATTATTGGTCCCCTACAAAAACCTGAACTTTAGTAGTGCTTGAGGGGTGGGCGAGAGCCTCTTCCTAGAGAGCAGTATTTATGGAAATGAGGCGAGCGGAGGTGGAAGCGCTGCCTCGTGCCAAAAtagtggggctggggctgggctgggaggtgggGAGCACAGACTGCGTTTGGAGGAGGGTGGGGACAAAGAGTGAGGTTGCAGTTGTGATTCGGGGGAAAGGGTGGTGGTGTTGGGGTGCAAAGAGCCAGAGCTTTGTTGCATGGAGGTGTAGAAAGGAAGGGGGTGTGAGGGGGGAGGTGGGTGGTGTGTGGGAGTGGTGGGGAGCAAGGGAGGAATGGGTTGGGGGTTAGGAGGCAGCGGGGAGCTGTGGGATGGCTGAGATGAAGGACCATCCCCatctgccccttcccctgcagtcCCAGACATGTGGGGTCTGCTGCCACATccgagcagagctgggggggacCACCCCGGTCCATGCCCACAGACCCAGCTTGGCTGTGTGGGAGCCGCACAGCCCCTCTGGAAACCTTGCCTGTACCACCGCCGAGTTAAATTAAAGCAAGGGCTGGAGGAAATAAACAGCGCTGCTGACACCGTAATGATTCCTTCACGGGCTGGCAccacctctgctccccctgGGCTCCCCCTCGCAAAGCCTTTCAGCCCTGGCATCTGCTTTACCACACAGTggctcagcacagagcagctccagctttAAGATCCCGATCCACGAAATTCCCCTGAAATCCACCCTCTGCACAACTGCTGATCGTGCCGTGAGGGCGTTGTGCTGGCGGCACACAGGGCTGGATGTGTTGGGACACACAGGAGGACGCCTGGCTGAACGCATGCTGGTGCTGGAGGTCCTCCCTGGGACCAGCAAAGAGCTGCGGCCCCAGCGGAGGCTAgagggtgctgtgctgcagggaatgggtggcctcctccctccccgctcAGCATCCTTCCTAAGGCAGGTACAAATCTGCTGTCTTTGAGGTGAGATGGAGAACAAGGTGCCGGCTGCAGTCACCAACAGCCCCAAAGGCTTTTTCAGCCTAAAACACCAGCCCCGTCTAGCTGACTGTTTACCCCCCAGAAGATGATGCTGTGCGGCTTTCCTCGGGACAGGGCTTTGTGGTTTCAGGGCCGTGGGATGCAGCAAGGGGAATTCTTGCTGCGCTGTGCTCCAGGGATGTGGCCTGCGGGcagctgctgtttgcatttcGGGGGCTGCCGACTGCTGGTCTTTTTGTGCTGTCGTGCAGACGGGGCAGCGCAGGAGGGTTAGGCTGGGAGAtgggaaagcagaagaggacGTTGGAGAACAGataaagtattaaaaaggatgcatggaaaagcaaaaaggaggGGATAGAGAGAGGAGCGGGggaaaggagtgagaaaatgggGAGCAAATTAGAAGATGAAgctgagaatggaaaaaaagaaaaagaaaaaaaagaatagaagaagaaagaaaacaggatgtGAAACCAGCGCAGAGGATTGCATCCACTCCTGTGTCCACCGAAGGGCTGCGGACGTGCTTGGCAATGAGACGGGAGATTTCTTTGGGAGAAAACCGAAGGAGCTCTCCCCCTGCGCACCCGGGTCTCTCAGCAGCCGAGGCTGGGAGCCCTCGGCTGGTGGGGCAGGAGCGGCTCCTGCTCGCCCAGCCGAGGTGGGGCTGATCTTGGAGCCCAGCAAAGCGCAGAGCGGATGAGAGGCGAGGGCGGCACGTTCGCCGGGGCCGTGTTTGCGCAGcggctggcaggcagctgcaagACCGGGCAGAACCGTGACACGCTCCCAGACGAGCTGCTCCCCGCATCCACGGCTGCTCCCTGCAAAAAGCCTGACGGCTAACCGCAGGCAGCCCGGCGAACGCGCCTCCTGCGTGGGGCTGCACGTGCTCCTCAAAAcacagccccgccgcccccacgctggggctgtggggtcaCTGTCCTTCCTCATGGCTGCTCTGTCTGCCCGCCCGCAGCAGGCGCGGCAGCACGCAGACACAGCCAGGTGGAGGTGTCCTCGCACGGCCGGCTCTCGCAGAAGATAATCTATGGAAAAGGAGACGCGGATATGACAAAGGAGAAGGGAGACCACAAAGAAACCCCATCTCACAGCAACCCTAAAGGGATCGCACCTACCGCAGGGTCACGGGCAGGTCCTGGGGTTCCTGCTGGGGACTCGGCCCTGGAGCCGAGGCCGTTCCACTCCTCCAGGAGCCGCCGGGAGCACGCGGGGTGCATGGGATGTGCGGGCAGCATCGAGTGGCTCGCGGGGCACGATGGCAAGGCGGCAGGAGCGAACCGTACAGCGAAAATGCCTGGAGGGGGGTTGATGGCGGAAGGCAAACTGGTTAACACCTCGGGCAGAAACACGCTGAAACGTTTCTCAGGATGTTATGACACCTCTTGTCACTGCGGCATGGGGAGCAAGGGACGGTTCAGTGGGGACAGAAGCTGCCAGGGACAGGCAGCCTGTTAATAATGGgttcttttttcagttgtttcc
Proteins encoded in this region:
- the LOC121076251 gene encoding uncharacterized protein LOC121076251, coding for MSLTGTLLTFSWQSNPVIRDVFSLAPAALAEINTPMFPPAKRFPKRCKVPGCSSVYRCTVSLLTRRKAGPTEMKQKKSRFLTAATSKRERDAKNKTSPSPRRCTACLSLALHCTKFSLPDVFPIAGFLEVKLQCFSLALVYRAKCLPNAQGKALFFLGLQFPAHTSGFLCSTHTNQRNPPVSEAFGCCWTPSSHCRAGTSHEGLLGWSCQMAPYEAGRLETELGSSQHPAVTGRFRLLLGWHFPSMSCALRVTQPPGCGPHPAHTTAPTAASRTVLSIAGLRLQQQQLPTCSEGGQLPSQAATQRLF